CTGAAATCACGCCTGAAGGTTTCGGCTGCGCTAAAATTGTCGTGTTCTGCAACGCGGTGGAAGACAATCCGTTTATGGCGGGCGCGTTTCACGGTTCGGGCGAAGCGGATGCTGTTATCAATGTCGGCGTATCCGGCCCGGGTGTCGTAAAAGCCGCGTTGGAAAATTCAGATGCAACGACATTGACCGAAGTTGCGGAAGTCGTGAAGAAAACTGCTTTCAAAATTACCCGCGTGGGCGAACTTATCGGCCGCGAAGCCTCAAAAATGCTGAATATCCCGTTTGGTATTCTCGACTTGTCATTGGCACCAACTCCTGCCGTCGGCGACTCGGTGGCGCGCATCCTTGAAGAAATGGGTTTGAGCATCTGCGGTACGCACGGCACGACAGCAGCTTTGGCCTTGCTGAATGATGCCGTGAAAAAAGGCGGCATGATGGCTTCCAGCGCGGTCGGCGGTTTGAGCGGCGCGTTTATCCCCGTTTCCGAAGATGAAGGCATGATTGCCGCCGCCGAAGCTGGTGTGCTGACGCTGGACAAACTCGAAGCCATGACCGCTGTCTGCTCCGTTGGTTTGGACATGATTGCCGTTCCCGGCGATACGCCTGCTCATACCATTTCCGGCATCATCGCCGACGAAGCCGCCATCGGCATGATCAACAGCAAAACCACTGCCGTGCGCATTATTCCGGTAACCGGCAAAACCGTCGGCGACAGCGTTGAGTTCGGTGGCCTGTTGGGCTACGCGCCCGTGATGCCGGTTAAAGAAGGCTCATGCGAAGTGTTCGTCAACCGAGGCGGTAGAATCCCGGCTCCGGTTCAATCGATGAAAAACTGATTGGATTGATGAATAAAAAGGCCGTCTGAAATTGATTTTCGGACGGCCTTTTATATTTTCAGGCTGATTATTTGAACATATTTTTAATAATGCCCATCACGCTGCGGGAAATGGCGTTGGTTACTTGGCGGTTGATTTGGCTGCCGATGGCGTCGGCAACGTTGTAGCCCAAACCTTGGCCGGATTTTTTGCGTCCGCCGCTCAAGCCGCCGATCAGTCCGCCGAGGATGCCGGGATCGGCATTGGCAGCTTCTTTTTCTGCAGCTTTTTGCGCTTTTTCCTGCTCTTTGGCGGCATTTGTGGCTTCTTTTTCAGCGGCAACCTGGCTGTCTGCTTCGGCCAATGCTTCAAAAGCGGAGTAGTTGTCCACCATGTCTTTGTAGGTTGGATACAAATCGTCGTTTTGGAACAAGCGGTTGCGTTCCTCTGCGGCAAGCGGGGTTAAGGAAGATTGCGGCGGCAGGATGAGAGCGCGTTCTACCGGCTCGGGCATACCTTTTTCATCAAGGAAGGAAACGAGGGCTTCGCCGACGCCGAGTTCGGCAATCGCTTCGGCAACTTTAATGTTTGGGTTGCTGCGGAAGGTTTCGGCAGCGGCTTTGACTGCTTTTTGGTCACGCGGTGTGAAGGCGCGCAGGGCATGTTGTACACGGTTACCCAGTTGGCCGAGAATGGTATCGGGCAAGTCGAGCGGGTTTTGGGTGACGAAATATACGCCTACGCCTTTGGAACGAATCAGGCGCACGACTTGTTCGATTTGTTCGATCAGTGCATTGGCGGCATTGTCGAACATTAAATGCGCTTCGTCGAAGAACATCACGAATTTCGGTTTGTCCAAATCGCCGACTTCGGGCAGGGTTTCAAACAACTCCGCCAGCATCCACAGCAAAAACGCGCTGTACATACGCGGAGAGCGCATCAGTTTTTCGGAATTAAGAATGTTGATGATGCCTTTGCCGTTGTCGGTTTGCATCCAGTCTTGCAGGTTGAGGGAAGGTTCGCCGAAGAATTTTTCTGCGCCTTCGTTTTCTAAAGTCAGCAGTTGGCGTTGAATCGCGCCGATACTGGCGGCAGAAACGTTGCCGTATTGCGTGCGGTATTCCGAAGCGTGGTCGGAAACGTGTTTCAACATGCTGCGCAGATCTTTCAAGTCCAAAATGTGCCAGCCTCTGTCGTCGGCAACTTTGAACACAAGGTTCAGCAAGCCTTCTTGCGTGTCGTTCAGATTCATCAGGCGGGCCAAAAGCATAGGGCCCATTTCTGAAACGGTTACGCGTACGGGAATACCGGTTTCGCCGTAAACATCCCAAAAGCGCACGGGGAAATTTTGCAGCCATTGCTCGCCCAAATCAAACTCGGCGATGCGTTCGCCCACTTTGCCGCTATTGGCACCAGCTTGTGCGATGCCCGACAAATCGCCTTTGACATCGACCAAGAATACAGGGACGCCTTCGCTACTGAAGGCTTCCGCCATACGGCGCAGGGTAACGGTTTTACCCGTACCGGTCGCACCGGCGATCAAGCCGTGGCGGTTGGCCATTTTGCCTTGGATTTCGAGCGTTTTCCCGTCGGCACGCGCGATTTGAAATGTAGTCATGATTATTCCTTAGAATCCGTGATGTGAAACAATTTGTTGTCTTAAAAAACAAGCATTTTAACGTTTGCGGCGAGGGGGTTCAACCAAGCAAAGTTTCAGACGGCCTTAAGTTTTGCAAAGGTTTTTTTGCAGTGATTGGACAAGGTTGAAATCTGCTATAATTTCATCCAATCTGCAACCGTCTGACAAGGCGGTTGTTTTCTTTGTTTTTTGAATATTTTTTACGAAAGCGAAAGTCGGAATGACTGCACAACAAGCCCCTTTGGGTGAAAAAACCATGGCCGTGCTGATGGCGATGTTAGTCGCGCTGATGCCGTTTTCTGTCGATGCTTATCTGCCTGCGATTCCCGAAATGGCGAAGTCGCTGGGTTCAGACATCCACCGTATTGAGCAAAGCCTGAGCTTTTTTATGTTTGGCGTGGCGTTTGGTCAGGTGGTTGGCGGTTCGATTTCGGATATTAAAGGCCGCAAACCTGTCGCCTTGGTGGGCTTGAGCATTTACTTTGCCGCCGTTGTCGGTTTGACGATGGTGAATAATGTCGAGCAGCTGTTGAACTTGCGTGCCGTGCAGGCGTTTGGCGCGGGGATGACCGTGGTGATTTCCGGTGCGATGGTGCGCGATTATTATTCCGGACGCAAAGCCGCGCAGATGTTTGCCTTAATCGGCATCATTCTGATGATTGTGCCGCTGATGGCGCCGATGATTGGTGCAGGCTTGCAGAATTTGGGCGGCTGGCGCATGATTTTCGGCTTTCTGGCCTGTTATTCGCTGCTGCTTTGGGGTTTGATGTGGTATTTCCTGCCCAAGCCGCACCAAAAAGGCAAAATCAGCATGGACGTGTTCGGCGTGGTGGCAGGCAGGTTTAAACGTGTTTTGAGAACGCGCGCCGCAATGGGCTATCTGTTTTTCCAAGCTTTCAGTTTCGGTTCGATGTTTGCCTTTTTGACCGAATCGTCGTTCGTGTACCAACACCTGTATCATGTTTCACCAAACCAATATGCTTGGATATTTGCGCTTAATATCATTACCATGATGTCGTTTAACCGCGTTACCGCATGGCGTTTGAAAACCGGTACGCATCCGCAAAATATCCTCAAATGGGGCATTATCGTCCAATTCGCCGCCAATCTGTTGATGACGGTTTTGGTGTTGTCACTGTCTCTGCCGCCTTTGTGGGCTTTAGTGCCATGTGTGATGTTTTCAGTCGGTACGCAAGGCTTGGTCGGTGCGAACACTCAGGCCTGCTTTATGAGCTATTTCAGCGCAGAGGGCGGTAGTGCAAATGCCGTCTTGGGCGTGTTCCAATCCCTTATCGGCGCATCGGTCGGCATGGCAACGACTTGGTTGCATAATGGTTCTGCCTTGGTAATGGCCGGTATGATGTTGAGCTCGACCGTGTGCGGTATCGTGCTGTTGTGGATTTGCTCGCATCAGGCTTGGATGGAAAACGATAAAAAAGAATATGTTTAACCTTCAGGCCGTCTGAAAAACGGTTTCAGACGGCCTCAACACTATATTGAAGAAATTAACCATGAGTACCAGCAAACAACGCCCCATCGGCGTATTCGATTCCGGCGTCGGCGGCTTGACCAACGTCCGCGCCCTGATGGAACGCCTGCCGATGGAAAACATCATCTATTTCGGCGATACCGCACGCGTTCCCTATGGCACCAAATCCCGCGCCACCATTGAAACCTTTGCCATGCAGATTGTCGATTTCCTGCTGGAAAACGATGTCAAAGCACTGGTTATCGCGTGCAACACCATCGCCGCCGTTGCCGGACAGAAAATCCGTCAAAAAGCGGGCAATATGCCCGTATTGGACGTCATCTCCGCAGGTGCGGAAGCCGCTCTGCAAACCACCAAAAACAACCGAATCGGCATTATCGCGACCAATACCACTGTCAACAGCAATGCCTACGCGCGCGCCATCCATTCAAAAAACAACGACACGCTAGTACGCACACAAGCAGCGCCCCTGCTTGTGCCATTGGTGGAAGAAGGCTGGCTCGATCACGAAGTCACCCGCCTGACCGTGCGCGAATACCTGAAGCCGCTCTTGGCCGACGACATCGACACGCTGGTGTTGGGTTGTACCCACTTCCCACTGCTCAAACCGCTTATCGGCCGCGAAGCACAAAACGTCACCTTGGTCGATTCCGCCATCACCACCGCCGAAGCCACCGCCAAAGCCTTGGCGCAAGCAGGTTTGCTGAATACAGAAAACGACAACCCGGATTACCGCTTCTACGTCAGCGATATTCCACTGCGCTTCCGCACCATCGGCGAACGCTTCTTGGGTAGAAGTATGGAGCAGATTGAGATGGTAACGTTGGGTTGATGGGTGATATTAAAGGCCGTCTGAAAGGTAAAAATAAGAAGGTCGTCTGAATATTAACAGACGACCTTTTTTCATATTTTGGTTTTCAATAGACGTAAAGACATTAAAAATCTTACAAACCTAGATTTATCAGCGTAGCCCATAACAACATTTTTTGATATAGCCATTTCAATAACTGTATCAGCATATCTTATTTGTTCATTAATACCATTAGATGGTTTTATTTCATCATGTGCATAAAATATAATAACTTCATGACCAATTTTAAAAAGGGTAATATCTTTTCTGTTATTTGTATAGATACTTTCATTCCATGTTCGGCCATCAGGCAATATCAGTTCGAATGAATTAACTGAGTCTTGGCTATCTTGGCCTGCGTTATAGCATCTTTTTATTACTCCTCTAATAATATTTGTTTTCATCACTTTGTTTTTTATATTTTCCCACCAGAGTTCAGATCCATATAACCCTAAATTCCCTTTTAAACCAACATGCGGCTTATTGGGGTCTAGGGTTACTTGTTGAACCAGATGCATAAAGCTTGGATCTCTTTCTATTTCAATAGAAAGATCATAGACTAATTTAAAATCCTCATTAATATCTAGTAACATATGTACTCCTAAATTTTCAAACTTTGTTCTTATTGTAATCTCAAAAACAAATAGATTTGAGAATTCAATCTATATTTTATTGTGCACAATACCAAGGCCGTCTGAAATTCAGTTTTCAGGCGGCCTTATTGTTTATTCACTCAAAATCTAACAGTCAAACTCGGCAATAACCGGCGCATGGTCGCTGGGGCGTTCTTGGGCGCGGGTTTCTAGGTCGACGGTGACGTCGGTAAGGGTGGCGGCGAGTTCGGGGCTGCTGAGGATGTGGTCGATGCGCAGGCCGAGTTTGCGTTGGAACATGGCGCCGCGGTAGTCGAACCAGGTGTAGAACGCACCTTCGGGGTGGACTTTGCGCAGGCTGTCGGTCAGGCCGAGGTCTAGCAGGTTTTTAAACCATTGTCTTTCGATGGAGGAGCAATGGATTTTTTCGTGCCATTTTTCGGGGTCGTAGCAGTCGGCATCGGCCGGGGCGATGTTGAAGTCGCCGAGCAGGACGAGTTTAGGATGTGCGGCCATTTCGGCGCGGACGAACTCAGTCAATGCGGCAAACCATTGTTCTTTGTATTGGAATTTTGGGCTGTCTAGGGCTTCGCCGTTGACGCAATAGACGTTGATGACACGCACGCCGTTGATAGTGGCGGCGATGACGCGGCGTTGTGGGTCGTCGGGAAGGGTGGGCAGGCCGCAATGTACGTCTTGCAGCTCGTGGCGGCTGATGATGGCGACGCCGTTGTAGGTTTTTTGGCCGCTCCAGACGCAGTGCCAGCCCATCATTTGTAGGGCGGCGGCCGGGAATTTGTCTTGGTCGAGTTTGAGTTCTTGTAAGGCGAGTATGTCGGCTTGGTGGTCGGCCAGCCAGTTTTGTACTTGGGGCAGGCGGACGTTGAGGGAATTGACGTTCCAAGTGGCGATTTTCATGATGTTTCCGTGTGTGCTGTTGGGTGGGAGGGCGGCGGATTGCGCCTGTGGGCATGGGCGGTATTGTATAGCGGATTGGTTTATTTTTCGATATGGGCTGATAGTGGCAGGCCGTCTGAAAGCTGATGTTTCAGACGGCCTTGTTGTTGTGATGTGGAATAATTTGTTTATTCGGCTTGGTCTTTGAGCGTGCGCAGGGTATTGAGGATGGTGGTGGCTTCTTCGGAGATGAGGCGGTATTCGATGATGCGGTGGTAGCGCGTGAAATCGATGATGCCTTCGGTGCGCAGGCGTGCGAGGTGGTTGGCGATGCCGGTCGGGGAGGAGTCGAGTGCCTGTGCCAGTTCGGTAATGCTGCGGTCGCCGTTAAGCAGCAGAAAAAGGATGGCCATGCGTTCGGGGTTGGCAATCAGTTTGAGAATGGTAGAGAGACGCTTGATTTCCATATTATTGTTCCTTTTGTCTGTTATATGAATGCTTGATTTGGGTTAAATTTGGATGATTGTAGTTTTTATTAAGATTAACCTTATAATTCAAACTCTTACCTTGCAGTGTACACGGTTTTGTAAAATTTGAGGGCATTGTTTTGCAATTTTTTGTTCATTTTCGAGATTTTGCTTCGGTTGTGAAACTGGATTGAAAAAAGACGAAAAGGCCGTCTGAAATGTTCCGTTGCAGATGATTTTGCTGACGGATGTTTCAGACGGCCTTTGATTTGGCTTTAAGTTGTTTTTTCTTTTATGTTTGTTTGGAATCAGCCGATTGATTGTTTTTAAACAAACAACTAGGTTTTATGATTCTATGCTTAGGACTACACGCCAAAGGCTTGTCAGCCGCTTGGACGTGTTGTCGAAATGCGACTACTTTTTCTTCCAGCCTGCGGTCATGGCGAAGGTGATGGGGTCGTAGTATTTCGGCAGCTTGGACGGAATGCCCACATCGTTACGGTACACGACGCGGTAGCGGTCGGCGAACCAGTTTGGAACGATGGTGTATTGGTGGCGGATCAGTCGGTCGAGCGCGCGCGAGGTGGTTTGCAGCTCTTGGCGGTTGGTAAAGCTGTTGAAATGGGTCAACAGTTTTTCAACCGCAGGATGACAGACACCGGATAGGTTGCGGCTGCCTTCGGTTTTGGCGGCGGCGCAGCTGAAGTAGTCGTATTGCTCGTTGCCGGGACTTTCGCTGTTGCCGTAGTAGCCGGTGGTTACGTCAAAATCGAAGTCGTTCATGCGTTTTTGGTACACGGCGGAATCGGCGGTACGCACGTTCATGGTAATGCCGATTTTGGCGAGGTCGCGCTGCCATTTGGCGGTAATGCGTTCGTAGTTTTTGCTTGGTGCAAGGAATTCAAAGGTCAGCGGTTTGCCTTGTTTGTCGACTGCTTTGCCGTTTTTGTATTGATAGCCGCCTTTTTCAAGCAGGGCGCGTGCTTTGAGCAGGTTTGGGCGCACGCCTAGTTTGGGGTCGGTAACCGGCGGCATAGGGACGTCTTGATCCAATACGCCGTCGGGCAGCTTGGTGCCCAATGATTTGAGCAAGGCGGTTTCCGCGCTGTCAGGCTTGCCGGTTGCGGCCATGGTGCTGTTGGTGAAGAAGCTGTCGGTGCGGCGGTATGCGCCGTAGAAGATGCGGCTGTTGACGCTTTCGTAGTCGAAGCTTTCAATCAAGGCGCGGCGGACGTAAATATTGTCCAAGGGCTTGTGGCGCATATTGATGACGAAGCCTTGCATGCCGGCTGTGCTGTTTTGTACCCATTCGTGTTTGGACAGATTACGTTTTTTGAGGACTTCGTCGGAGTAGGCGCGCGCCCAGTTGCGGGCGACGTTTTCTTGTACGAAGTCATATTGGCCGCCTTTCAGTCCTTCGATGCGGACAACTTCGTCTTTGACGTATTTGATGCGGATGTGGTCGTAGTTGTAGCGGCCTTTGCGCACGGGCAGGTTTTGAGCCCAGTAGTTTTTGTCGCGGACAAACTCGCTGATGCGGCCGTTTTCGGCTTTGGCAAAACGGTAGGGGCCGGAGCCGATCGGCAGGCTGTTGGGTGCGGCGGCCAGGCCTTTGGGATAGCTTTTATGCGAGAAGACGGGCAGGCTGCCGAGAATCATGTGTAATTCTGAGTTGCGCTGCTTGAAGCGGAACACGACGGTGCGGTCGTTGGGCGTTTCCACTTTGGCCACGTCGCTCCAGTAGAAGTGGTACATGGGGGCGGCGGCTTTGTCTTTGGTCAGGATGTTAAATGAAGCGGCAACGTCTTTGGCCAAAACGGGGTCGCCGTTGTGGAATTTGGCTTTAGGGTTGATTTTGAAGGTAACGGAAAGACCGTCCGGCGCCAGAGCGATGTCTTCGGCAATCAGGCCGTAAACGGCGTAAGGTTCGTCCATGCTTTGCTCGGTCAGGGTGTCGAGTGTCAGCATGCTGATGCCGTATTCGTGGTTGCCTTTGAGGGTAAAGGGGTTGAGTGTGTCAAAAGCACCGAGGAAAGGCGTGGTAAATGTGCCGCCTTTAGGGGCGTTGGGATTGACGTATTCGAAAGCGGTGAAGTTAGCCGGATATTTGGGCGGTTGGCCAAGGCCTACGCCGTGGGCGGCGAAGGCGGCAGATGGAATCAAACCGAGCAGAGAGAGTAGGGCTGGTGTTTTCATCTATTTTTCCTTATAGGTAGAATGTAGTATTCAGTAGTGTGCCGATTATAGCAAAGGCCGTCTGAAACTTGATATTTTTGGTTTCAGACGGCGTCAGGTTTAAGAGGATTGTTTTTTCGTATGGGCGCCGAACTCGGCAAGCGTCATGTTCAAGGTTTCCAAGCAGGGCTGCATGATGTGGTCAACCGTTTGATTGACCTTGTCTTTATTAAGCGTTTGCGGACGGTAGACGAAGAGTTTGAACAGCTCCGCCAAGTCGATGGACTCTGCTCCCATTTTCAAGACCCAGCCCTGACGGCCGGAATAGACATATCCGTGCCGCGCCAGTTTTTCCAAAAGCTCGCCCAATTCGTCAAAGCCCATATTGATATGCCGTCTGAACTCTTGCACCGGCAACGCCTTGCCGTTTTGTTGGGCAGAATCGAGCAGCAACAGGATTTTCAATACATCGTCAAAGCGGCCGCGCGCATCCAGACTGCGGCGGAACGCTTCGCCGCGCCAGTAGGACAGGGACGAGGTCAAAACCGCGCCGCCCAATACCAGCGTCCACAATAGATTGAGCCACAACAGGAAAAACGGTACTGCGGCAAATGCGCCGTAAATCGATTTGTAGCCGTCAAAGTTGCCCATGTACCAAGCGAATAAAAAGCGTGCCGTTTCCAAGCAAAACGCCGTTACAGCCGCGCCGACCAAAGCATGGCTGGCAGGCACAAAACGGTTGGGCACAAAGCGGTATAAACCCCACAGCAGCACCGTAATAAATGAAACCGTAGTGATAACCCTCAGCCATTCCGAGCCGCCCACTACTTGCACCTGACCGATTACGACCGACAAGCCCACACCCAAAGACAAAGGCCCAAACGTCAGCAACGCCCAATACACCAAAAACTGCATCATCCAAGGCCGTTGCGAATTGACGCGCCAAATCCGGTTGAACGCATTGTCTATCGTCCGAATCAGCATCAGCGAGGTTACGACCAACATCACACTGCCGATCGCCGTCAGCTTGGTGGCCTTATCGCGGAACGCATTGATGTAGTCAAACACCATATCCGCGCCCTGCGGCACAATGGTGCGGTTGATAAAAGAGACAAATTCCCCCGACCATTGGTCGAAAACGGGGAAGGCCGAAGCGATGACGACCATCACCGTCAACACGGGTACTAAAGCCAAAAGCGTCGTAAACGTCATGCTTGCCGCCACCTGCGGCACACGCTCCTCATCAAAACGGCGCACGACAAACCAAGCGAACGCCATGCCTTTACTCTTTAAAAAACCTTGCCACCATTGCGAAAACGGCATAACCTTTTCCCACTTTTGAATAGAAATTTTTCTTTTCAGACGGCCCGAGTATTTAAAAGGCCGTCTGAAACCTGACAGCATTGTAACGGAAACCCCAAATGAACCCAAATCCTCTGAAAATCCTCGTTCTCTTTTATTCCCAAAACGGCAGCACACGCAACCTTGCCCGCCAAATCGCACGCGGTATCGAAAGCGTGGATGGTTGCGAAGCCGTGTTGCGTACTGTTCCCAAAGTTTCCACCGTTTGCGAAGCCGTTGAAAAAGCCATTCCCGACGAAGGCGCGCCATATGCGACTGCCGATGACCTCAAAAATTGCGCCGGCCTTGCGCTCGGCAGCCCGACACGTTTCGGCAATATGGCCGCAGCGATGAAATACTTTATCGACGGCACCATTCCCCTTTGGCTCGGCGCAGAACTCGTCGGCAAGCCTGCCACCGTATTCACCAGCACATCTTCGCTGCACGGAGGCCAAGAAAGCACCTTGCTGACCATGATGCTGCCCCTGTTGCACCACGGCATGGTCATCAGCGGCATTCCATATACCGAGTCCGCGCTCAGCAATACCCAAAGCGGCGGCACGCCTTACGGCGCAAGCCATGTTTCCGGACACGATAGCAAGCCGGCATTGACTGCCGAAGAAAACGATATTGCCTTTGCTCAAGGTAAACGTTTGGCAGAATTGGCACGAAAATTGGCAGACTGATTACCTTGTAATAAAAAGATTAAGGCCGTCTGAAAACCTGATGATATCGGTTTCAGACGGCCTTTTAGTTAATTGGGACTAGATTGAAAATAAATATTTTGAATTAAACGAAATACTTAGAAAATAATGATTAAAACATAGTTTCATCGGGCTACATCTTTTTGATAGAATCTGCGACCAAATTGAAAGATAAGCTAATTGGAGAGGCTATGTCACTACCTGTATTTCCCTATGGCAAATTAAGCTTTGCCGTCAGTCTGGCGCTGTGTTCGGCGTATTCTTTCGCGACCGAAGTAGAAAATACCCAGCCGCAAGAGCGTGTCGATTTACCGACAGTTACCGTCCAAGGTGTCGGAAAACAGACTACTTCCAACTACACCATTCCCGCATCTTCCGCCGCAACAGGCATCCGCCTGACCCAACGCGAAACGCCGCAGTCTTTGTCCGTCGTTACCGAAAAACAAATGGACGACCAAGGTTTGGATACCTTGCAGGACGTGTTGAAACAAACGCCGGGCGTGTTCCACAGCAAAATGGGCAACAACGTCTCCGGCCACAGCCAATTTATTTCGCGCAGTCAGGCGATTGACAGCATTTCCGTGGACGGCGCGCCCAAATTCCTTTACGACAGCAAAGCCATCCGCCGCGGCACCAACAATCTGGACAGCACATTGTACGAACAAGTCGTCGTCGTGCGCGGCGCAAGCGGTTTGTCCAACGGCGGTATGGGCGAGCCGGGCGGTACGGTTGCTTTGGAACGCAAAAAACCGACTGCCAAACCTGCCGTCAGCGTGGAAGCCGGTGTCGGTTTGTGGAACCACTACCGCTTCGTCCTTGATGCCAATCATCCTCTGAATGCAGACAATACCTTGCGTGGGCGCGCTATTTTGGTTAGCGACCATGGAGGCGATTACCTGCCGAACACATCGCGCCATAATCACACTTTCTACGGCACTTTGTCTTACGATATCACGCCGCAAACCCAATGGCGCCTCGGTACGGAAATACACCGTTTCCGCAATACCGGTAGCTCGCGTTTCAGCTATCTGACTGTGGCAGGAAACCGCGACGACGGCTTCAAGCCGTTTGAATCTTCACCGCGCAACAATTCGTCTGCACGCTGGGCATACGGCAAAGACAACAGCGCCGAAGTATTCACTTCCCTCAGTCATGAGTTTGCCAACGGCTGGAGGTTGACGGGCGATTACAGCTATCTGACAGGTAAAAGCGACATCGTTTCAGGCATTGCCGGTACATTTGAAATCAATCCCGATTACTCTGCACTTTTCACTTCAGACCGCGACCGCAGCAAATACCGCGATCAAGATTTCTCGCTGACTTTGGATGGCGACTATCCCGCTTTCGGCCGTTCGCATGAATTCAATGCAGGCATCAGCTACCAAGGCAACCGAGAAAACCTGTCTTTCTATAAGGAAGGCGAATCGATTATTCCTGATTTGCGCCAATTTAACGGCAATGTTGCGCAGCCCGATATGCCGTATTTGCGCGACGGTTTTACCAATATGAAAAACCTGTCGGTTTACGGCTCAACCCGTTTCAAACTGACTGACCGATTTGCCCTGATCGGTGGTGCACGTTTTGTGGATTGGCGGTACCGTTACAGCACCAACCGCAACAAATTCGGTTACAGCAGCCACAAACAAAACGTTTTCATTCCTTATCTGGGTACGACCCTCGATATTGGTGAAAACTTAACTGCCTACGCGTCTTACACCACCATCTTCCGTCCGCAAGTGCGTTACCTGACCAAAGACGGCGCGGCGCTCGAACCGCAACGTGGCAAAACCTACGAGACCGGTTTGAAAGGCTCATGGTTTGACGGTCGTCTAAATGCTTCTGCATCCGTCTTTATGAACAAACGCGACCATTTGGGCGTTTATGCGGGTAGATTGCCAAACGGCGAAGAATACTACCGCTCTGCTGATAAAACGACGACCAAGGGCTGGGAACTCGCCGTCGGCGGACGCTTGAGCGACAGATGGCTGCTGAATGCATCTTATGCACGTTCCAAAATCAAAGACAGCGAAGGCAAGCAACTGCATCCGTCTTATCCGGTTCATTTGTTCAAA
This region of Neisseria subflava genomic DNA includes:
- a CDS encoding PFL family protein — encoded protein: MSIQSGEILETVKMVADQNFDVRTITIGIDLHDCISSDINVLNQNIYNKITTVGKDLVATAKYLSAKYGVPIVNQRISVTPIAQIAAATHADSYVSVAQTLDKAAKAIGVSFIGGFSALVQKGMSLSDEVLIRSIPEAMKTTDIVCSSINIGSTRAGINMDAVKLAGETIKRTAEITPEGFGCAKIVVFCNAVEDNPFMAGAFHGSGEADAVINVGVSGPGVVKAALENSDATTLTEVAEVVKKTAFKITRVGELIGREASKMLNIPFGILDLSLAPTPAVGDSVARILEEMGLSICGTHGTTAALALLNDAVKKGGMMASSAVGGLSGAFIPVSEDEGMIAAAEAGVLTLDKLEAMTAVCSVGLDMIAVPGDTPAHTISGIIADEAAIGMINSKTTAVRIIPVTGKTVGDSVEFGGLLGYAPVMPVKEGSCEVFVNRGGRIPAPVQSMKN
- a CDS encoding helicase HerA-like domain-containing protein: MTTFQIARADGKTLEIQGKMANRHGLIAGATGTGKTVTLRRMAEAFSSEGVPVFLVDVKGDLSGIAQAGANSGKVGERIAEFDLGEQWLQNFPVRFWDVYGETGIPVRVTVSEMGPMLLARLMNLNDTQEGLLNLVFKVADDRGWHILDLKDLRSMLKHVSDHASEYRTQYGNVSAASIGAIQRQLLTLENEGAEKFFGEPSLNLQDWMQTDNGKGIINILNSEKLMRSPRMYSAFLLWMLAELFETLPEVGDLDKPKFVMFFDEAHLMFDNAANALIEQIEQVVRLIRSKGVGVYFVTQNPLDLPDTILGQLGNRVQHALRAFTPRDQKAVKAAAETFRSNPNIKVAEAIAELGVGEALVSFLDEKGMPEPVERALILPPQSSLTPLAAEERNRLFQNDDLYPTYKDMVDNYSAFEALAEADSQVAAEKEATNAAKEQEKAQKAAEKEAANADPGILGGLIGGLSGGRKKSGQGLGYNVADAIGSQINRQVTNAISRSVMGIIKNMFK
- a CDS encoding multidrug effflux MFS transporter, producing MTAQQAPLGEKTMAVLMAMLVALMPFSVDAYLPAIPEMAKSLGSDIHRIEQSLSFFMFGVAFGQVVGGSISDIKGRKPVALVGLSIYFAAVVGLTMVNNVEQLLNLRAVQAFGAGMTVVISGAMVRDYYSGRKAAQMFALIGIILMIVPLMAPMIGAGLQNLGGWRMIFGFLACYSLLLWGLMWYFLPKPHQKGKISMDVFGVVAGRFKRVLRTRAAMGYLFFQAFSFGSMFAFLTESSFVYQHLYHVSPNQYAWIFALNIITMMSFNRVTAWRLKTGTHPQNILKWGIIVQFAANLLMTVLVLSLSLPPLWALVPCVMFSVGTQGLVGANTQACFMSYFSAEGGSANAVLGVFQSLIGASVGMATTWLHNGSALVMAGMMLSSTVCGIVLLWICSHQAWMENDKKEYV
- the murI gene encoding glutamate racemase; amino-acid sequence: MSTSKQRPIGVFDSGVGGLTNVRALMERLPMENIIYFGDTARVPYGTKSRATIETFAMQIVDFLLENDVKALVIACNTIAAVAGQKIRQKAGNMPVLDVISAGAEAALQTTKNNRIGIIATNTTVNSNAYARAIHSKNNDTLVRTQAAPLLVPLVEEGWLDHEVTRLTVREYLKPLLADDIDTLVLGCTHFPLLKPLIGREAQNVTLVDSAITTAEATAKALAQAGLLNTENDNPDYRFYVSDIPLRFRTIGERFLGRSMEQIEMVTLG
- the xth gene encoding exodeoxyribonuclease III; the encoded protein is MKIATWNVNSLNVRLPQVQNWLADHQADILALQELKLDQDKFPAAALQMMGWHCVWSGQKTYNGVAIISRHELQDVHCGLPTLPDDPQRRVIAATINGVRVINVYCVNGEALDSPKFQYKEQWFAALTEFVRAEMAAHPKLVLLGDFNIAPADADCYDPEKWHEKIHCSSIERQWFKNLLDLGLTDSLRKVHPEGAFYTWFDYRGAMFQRKLGLRIDHILSSPELAATLTDVTVDLETRAQERPSDHAPVIAEFDC
- a CDS encoding ArsR/SmtB family transcription factor, with the translated sequence MEIKRLSTILKLIANPERMAILFLLLNGDRSITELAQALDSSPTGIANHLARLRTEGIIDFTRYHRIIEYRLISEEATTILNTLRTLKDQAE
- a CDS encoding extracellular solute-binding protein; its protein translation is MKTPALLSLLGLIPSAAFAAHGVGLGQPPKYPANFTAFEYVNPNAPKGGTFTTPFLGAFDTLNPFTLKGNHEYGISMLTLDTLTEQSMDEPYAVYGLIAEDIALAPDGLSVTFKINPKAKFHNGDPVLAKDVAASFNILTKDKAAAPMYHFYWSDVAKVETPNDRTVVFRFKQRNSELHMILGSLPVFSHKSYPKGLAAAPNSLPIGSGPYRFAKAENGRISEFVRDKNYWAQNLPVRKGRYNYDHIRIKYVKDEVVRIEGLKGGQYDFVQENVARNWARAYSDEVLKKRNLSKHEWVQNSTAGMQGFVINMRHKPLDNIYVRRALIESFDYESVNSRIFYGAYRRTDSFFTNSTMAATGKPDSAETALLKSLGTKLPDGVLDQDVPMPPVTDPKLGVRPNLLKARALLEKGGYQYKNGKAVDKQGKPLTFEFLAPSKNYERITAKWQRDLAKIGITMNVRTADSAVYQKRMNDFDFDVTTGYYGNSESPGNEQYDYFSCAAAKTEGSRNLSGVCHPAVEKLLTHFNSFTNRQELQTTSRALDRLIRHQYTIVPNWFADRYRVVYRNDVGIPSKLPKYYDPITFAMTAGWKKK